Proteins from one Mercurialis annua linkage group LG7, ddMerAnnu1.2, whole genome shotgun sequence genomic window:
- the LOC126654950 gene encoding uclacyanin 1-like codes for MAIMKYLMSLATIAVLCIRLSMATDYTIGSPNGGWDTSTDLQTWAASQSFFVGDNLIFQYGASHSVFEVSAADHDSCQPNNIIQAHSDGSTVIPLTSPGTRYFICGTAGHCDQGMKLRIQILTPPTPPPPPPATITPPPATTPATPSPPPPAITPATPSPSSPSTTPPPQAPTTPATPPPSSPSTTPPPQAPTTPATPPPSSPTTTPPPPAITPATPPPSSPTTTPPSSSPSTTPPPKSSPSPVNPPMTSPSPTTANTSPSLSPEITPTMSPPPRSESPSGGPVTFPANSPAPDVSLAQPPSSSSTRTTLNMSFNSVIVMLMMVLAF; via the exons ATGGCCATAATGAAATATTTGATGAGCTTAGCCACTATAGCTGTGCTATGCATCAGATTATCCATGGCTACAGACTACACAATTGGCAGTCCAAATGGTGGGTGGGATACTAGCACCGATCTCCAAACTTGGGCAGCTTCGCAATCTTTTTTTGTTGGAGATAACCTCA TATTCCAATATGGAGCTAGTCACAGTGTGTTCGAAGTATCAGCGGCAGATCATGACTCATGCCaaccaaataatataattcaagcCCATAGCGATGGCTCTACAGTTATTCCTCTTACTTCTCCCGGTACTAGATACTTCATTTGCGGCACGGCCGGACACTGCGACCAAGGAATGAAACTTCGCATTCAAATTCTTACACCTCCCACGCCACCCCCACCACCACCAGCCACCATAACTCCACCACCAGCCACCACTCCTGCAACTccatcaccaccaccaccagcCATAACTCCTGCAACTCCGTCACCATCCTCTCCCTCGACAACCCCACCGCCACAAGCCCCTACCACTCCTGCAACTCCACCACCATCCTCTCCCTCAACAACCCCACCTCCACAAGCTCCCACCACTCCTGCAACTCCACCGCCATCCTCTCCCACAACAACTCCACCACCGCCAGCCATCACTCCTGCAACTCCGCCACCATCCTCTCCCACAACAACCCCACCATCGAGCTCTCCCTCAACAACTCCACCACCAAAATCTTCTCCTTCTCCGGTCAATCCTCCGATGACCTCCCCATCTCCAACAACTGCCAATACCTCGCCATCTCTATCCCCTGAAATCACTCCTACCATGTCTCCGCCACCACGGTCGGAATCGCCTTCCGGCGGTCCTGTTACGTTCCCTGCAAACTCTCCAGCTCCTGATGTTTCTTTGGCACAACCACCGTCATCATCATCCACTAGAACTACTCTAAATATGAGTTTCAACTCGGTCATAGTTATGCTGATGATGGTTCTTGCCTTTTAG